The Vespula pensylvanica isolate Volc-1 chromosome 14, ASM1446617v1, whole genome shotgun sequence sequence TTTCACAAATTAGTAAGGGAAGTTTGCAAgtgaaggataaaaaaaaaaaagaaaacataaataaggagaggaagaatgtttttctatttctatagataatttttgtcatcaaattatgtaaaatatatttacagataCATAAGGTTACTGAGCAACGTTCTCGAGTGGCAGAATGCTCAAGATCGAAACGGAGTGGTCCATACGCAGGATGGTGTCAGAATAAAATGTGAGGGACActttaacaacaacaacaacaataacaatcataacaataacaacaataataacaatggtATTCAAAAGACCAATTCTTACCAGACAAAGTGTCCgattaatttaacgaaacaAGAGAAGCAACAGATCAACGAGAACGCTCTCCAATCGTACAGAGTCCATTATCTCGGCCAACAACAGAGACAACATCCTGTCGGTCATCATGGCGCCTGTGATAAGAATGGCAACAACTTGCTAATGATCGTACCAGCTGTATCGTTGAACGAATTGTCGGCTTCTTCGGTTGATAAACACGTGGAGCCCTCGAACGTTATTTCTCAAGGTCACCATCATTCGGTTAATCATTCTTTAGGCTCTAATCTGATTCGTTCTTCGTTATCatgttcgtcgtcgtcatcgtcgtcatcgtcatcctcgtcatcatcatcgtcatcatcctcgtcatcctcgtcgtcatcgtcatcgtcgtcgtcatcgtcgtcgtcgtcgtcgtcgtcgtcgtcgtcgtcatcgtcgtcgtcgtcgtcgacgacgacgtcgtctTCATCAACCGTTTCCAACAGAGtcaacaatttttcaaaatcccAACAAATCAATTACAACGTATCATCTACGAATGGCTCTTTAGTAACTAATGGAAATAGTTCGAGTGTTGGACAAAAGAGATTACTTAAAGTCGAAAGACAAGACGACGAACAGTCTGGCATTGGTAGAGAGTGTAGATCGTCGTCGATCACCGAACATCCTGTTCAAGTGAGGAAGAGAGTTAAGGTCACGTTCGCCAAAGATACAACGGGGAGTTTTCGTCAGGATTTTCGACACGTCGAAAGAAAGtgaacattaaaaaaagagaatcgatgAAGACCTGAGGATTGGGTGAAAAATAGTTTTTGTCGACTTTCTGTCTTACGGatttgagatatttttatttctatgtgATTGGTTTATCATcacatttttaacattttttttatataattatattttttttacaagtaaTTCGTTCAATAAACGTTCATTCTTCTTATAGGACAGAAAGCGTAAATATTTCCTtgaatgtaaataaaagaaagacaataTTATGTGATTTGCATCGAAaacgtagagagaaaagaaacattcatGAATCATCGTTTCAcaaaaactttatttatttatttatttatgttcgtTTAGCATGACACTTTTGTACATCCTGTGCGTGTGGCGTATTTTAAACCAGTGCAGtgactttttaattattataatatataaagaacgatcgatcacgcgcgtgcgcgcgcgcttgcgaaagagagagagcgagagagcaagagagaaagagagagttcgtcacatcgtttcttttttcttaatcgtttAAAACACTTAGTTTtgtttgtatatttcttaCATACAACGCGAGTGTGGAATagttattcgtttcttcttgcCTTTTTCTACGTTTCGAGTGTAATGTGATTATGatgttacattatttatttatttataactgtGGCGCAGTATCAAATGAGATATAGTATTCATTCAATTTGAAcacaagaaaaaatgaatacttTGCGAacatatttactatatatatatatatatttttttttttccttattggTTAACACTGTAAGAACGAAAGatttcattgttta is a genomic window containing:
- the LOC122634319 gene encoding putative uncharacterized protein DDB_G0277255 isoform X4; the protein is MLTYNGCNGVTTETDNGSPAESFLSAEGELAEEPGDSPGTPRDTEEEATLSDEFYSHDTDEEEEQGRRRRDRANSLDGIPSSGNGQLGSPTLRIGNVGVRKLFTNSRERWRQQNVSGAFAELRKLVPTHPPDKKLSKNEILRMAIRYIRLLSNVLEWQNAQDRNGVVHTQDGVRIKCEGHFNNNNNNNNHNNNNNNNNGIQKTNSYQTKCPINLTKQEKQQINENALQSYRVHYLGQQQRQHPVGHHGACDKNGNNLLMIVPAVSLNELSASSVDKHVEPSNVISQGHHHSVNHSLGSNLIRSSLSCSSSSSSSSSSSSSSSSSSSSSSSSSSSSSSSSSSSSSSSSSSSSSSSSTTTSSSSTVSNRVNNFSKSQQINYNVSSTNGSLVTNGNSSSVGQKRLLKVERQDDEQSGIGRECRSSSITEHPVQVRKRVKVTFAKDTTGSFRQDFRHVERK
- the LOC122634319 gene encoding putative uncharacterized protein DDB_G0277255 isoform X3 codes for the protein MPMLTYNGCNGVTTETDNGSPAESFLSAEGELAEEPGDSPGTPRDTEEEATLSDEFYSHDTDEEEEQGRRRRDRANSLDGIPSSGNGQLGSPTLRIGNVGVRKLFTNSRERWRQQNVSGAFAELRKLVPTHPPDKKLSKNEILRMAIRYIRLLSNVLEWQNAQDRNGVVHTQDGVRIKCEGHFNNNNNNNNHNNNNNNNNGIQKTNSYQTKCPINLTKQEKQQINENALQSYRVHYLGQQQRQHPVGHHGACDKNGNNLLMIVPAVSLNELSASSVDKHVEPSNVISQGHHHSVNHSLGSNLIRSSLSCSSSSSSSSSSSSSSSSSSSSSSSSSSSSSSSSSSSSSSSSSSSSSSSSTTTSSSSTVSNRVNNFSKSQQINYNVSSTNGSLVTNGNSSSVGQKRLLKVERQDDEQSGIGRECRSSSITEHPVQVRKRVKVTFAKDTTGSFRQDFRHVERK
- the LOC122634319 gene encoding myosin-G heavy chain-like isoform X1, whose translation is MCVKVNVDVDVDYLRYIFTSIPSTRSTNSSQFPNLIVRNACPMLTYNGCNGVTTETDNGSPAESFLSAEGELAEEPGDSPGTPRDTEEEATLSDEFYSHDTDEEEEQGRRRRDRANSLDGIPSSGNGQLGSPTLRIGNVGVRKLFTNSRERWRQQNVSGAFAELRKLVPTHPPDKKLSKNEILRMAIRYIRLLSNVLEWQNAQDRNGVVHTQDGVRIKCEGHFNNNNNNNNHNNNNNNNNGIQKTNSYQTKCPINLTKQEKQQINENALQSYRVHYLGQQQRQHPVGHHGACDKNGNNLLMIVPAVSLNELSASSVDKHVEPSNVISQGHHHSVNHSLGSNLIRSSLSCSSSSSSSSSSSSSSSSSSSSSSSSSSSSSSSSSSSSSSSSSSSSSSSSTTTSSSSTVSNRVNNFSKSQQINYNVSSTNGSLVTNGNSSSVGQKRLLKVERQDDEQSGIGRECRSSSITEHPVQVRKRVKVTFAKDTTGSFRQDFRHVERK
- the LOC122634319 gene encoding lisH domain-containing protein C1711.05-like isoform X2: MLVRKNIDIPKLCLYVNILYKAKPMLTYNGCNGVTTETDNGSPAESFLSAEGELAEEPGDSPGTPRDTEEEATLSDEFYSHDTDEEEEQGRRRRDRANSLDGIPSSGNGQLGSPTLRIGNVGVRKLFTNSRERWRQQNVSGAFAELRKLVPTHPPDKKLSKNEILRMAIRYIRLLSNVLEWQNAQDRNGVVHTQDGVRIKCEGHFNNNNNNNNHNNNNNNNNGIQKTNSYQTKCPINLTKQEKQQINENALQSYRVHYLGQQQRQHPVGHHGACDKNGNNLLMIVPAVSLNELSASSVDKHVEPSNVISQGHHHSVNHSLGSNLIRSSLSCSSSSSSSSSSSSSSSSSSSSSSSSSSSSSSSSSSSSSSSSSSSSSSSSTTTSSSSTVSNRVNNFSKSQQINYNVSSTNGSLVTNGNSSSVGQKRLLKVERQDDEQSGIGRECRSSSITEHPVQVRKRVKVTFAKDTTGSFRQDFRHVERK